The following coding sequences are from one Vicugna pacos chromosome 19, VicPac4, whole genome shotgun sequence window:
- the WFDC8 gene encoding WAP four-disulfide core domain protein 8: MLFSLLQRAASATWGNWTKRRLPLHSPAFSWRNLPLLLLLSLSLEQTSASLSHRIKQKPGVCPQERLTCRAKLPDSCKTDFDCNEYMKCCSFACEKKCMDPHAEPCMLPLNQGNCKNSAERYYFDVEHQVCMSFTYGGCLGNANNFRWKEDCERACSLTVKEGQCPLFPFTTRKECSASCKSDIDCPENEKCCESTCGFVCAKAWKVKAGFCTMTPSICVRIDKPQCLQDHDCPLTMKCCSLCGMKCLEPLK, encoded by the exons ATGCTCTTCAGTTTACTGCAAAGAGCAGCTTCTGCCACGTGGGGAAACTGGACAAAGAG GCGCCTTCCTCTCCACAGCCCCGCCTTCTCCTGGAGGAATTTGCCtctcctgctgcttctctctctttctttagaGCAGACATCTGCATCGCTAAGCCACAGAATCAAAC AGAAACCAGGAGTGTGTCCCCAAGAAAGGCTCACCTGTAGAGCTAAACTCCCAGACTCATGCAAAACAGATTTCGACTGCAATGAATACATGAAGTGCTGCTCTTTTGCCTGTGAGAAGAAGTGCATGGACCCACACGCAG AACCCTGCATGCTACCCTTAAACCAAGGCAACTGTAAGAATTCTGCCGAGCGCTACTATTTTGACGTTGAACATCAAGTCTGCATGTCCTTTACATATGGAGGCTGCCTGGGGAATGCCAACAACTTCCGCTGGAAGGAAGACTGTGAGAGGGCTTGCTCATTAACTG TTAAGGAGGGACAGTGCCCCCTCTTCCCTTTCACCACTCGTAAGGAGTGTTCAGCTTCGTGTAAGAGTGACATCGATTGCcctgaaaatgaaaaatgttgtGAATCCACGTGTGGCTTTGTTTGCGCCAAGGCCTGGAAAG TCAAAGCAGGTTTCTGCACGATGACGCCATCAATATGTGTCAGGATTGATAAGCCCCAGTGCCTGCAGGATCATGACTGCCCACTGACAATGAAGTGCTGTTCACTCTGTGGAATGAAGTGCCTGGAACCCCTGAAATAA